acaataaaaaacaaacaagcaaacaaacaaacaaacaaacacaggggCATGGGAAGGACCAGGATGTTAGGTGAGTTATGTGTGAGTTACAAATTTTTCTTGTTTAACAGAGGGAAACTGACCGggctatggtggtgcatgcctttaatcccagcactcgggaggtagaggcaggcggatttctgagttcgaggccagcctggtctacaaagtgagttccaggacagccagggttatacagagaaaccttgtcttgaaaaaacaaacaaacaaacaaaccaaaaaaaaaaaaaaaacaacaacaacaaaaaacaaaaaaaaaaagaaaagaaaaaaaaacataaaaaaccagACAGAGGGAATCTGTCTTAGTTTCTAAAAGGATGAAAACACCCAGTTATCCACAAATCCTTGAATTCCAACCTCCAAGGAGAGGACACAGAACAATACGGAGGGGCCCTGAGCCAACGTCCTGGGGCTGTAAGTTAGTCATGAGAACGACATTGAAGCTTTAGGACGAAGCTCGATAGATTTGATGTGGAAGAGAGAGGTGGCATTAGTGTTTGTATCCAGTCTTGGATTTCATAGAGTTAATTACAAGGGATCTTCTGGAGGAGGTCTGGCTTTGGGGCAGGGCAGCTGTCCTACCGATGGTGACCACCAGGGGGAGCAGCTGGCCTGGTGCTGGCCTGGTGGTGCTTTGGTGAGTGGGTGGACCACACCCTCCAAGAGAAGGGGCTGGCCAGGAACAGCTAGGATATCCCCCATCCCCCAGTGGCTTCTCCTCTTAGCCCTCCCATCTGCAGTCTGCAGAGCCATCTGGTCTCCACCCTGGGGACATCCTTCCCACTCTCCCCAACTGGGGTTGAGTGGGGACTCTGATGAGGGGGTTGGTTGGAAGTGCCTAGGGTGGCAGCCTTGGCAGCCCCGCCCCCTCAAAGGCCATTCAATTCTTTTCCTGGGCCTTTTCTTCTGATGGCCTCTGACCTCCTCCTTCCTACCCTTCTGCTAGGCACATCCCAGGCCACAGCAAGTGAGATCAGTGTGGGAGGACACCCAGAAAGTACTGGAAACTTGAAACAGGGAAGGGAAGTGAGAGTtaggacagtcagacagacagaccatcacacacacacacacacacacacacacacaccccagagacCTAAAGGTCAaaccagagagacaaagacagaaaggcagagatcACAGAGGATGGGAAATAGAATAATAGAAAGATAGGGAGAGAAAGATATTGATAGAAAATCGCACACTCCAGATACAGGAAGAGAGGCACAGGCTGGAGGAGGGAACAAGGCCAGCCAGCCACAGGACAGCCTGGTCAGTAGCAAGATCGAGAGGCATCCCACGGAGATGTAGTGATTTGGGTCTGGCAGTGTGGGGACAGAGGGAGCCTGGGCTGGGGCAGGGGCATGGGAGGGGCGGGCATCTTGTTGTTCCTGTTGGCTTGGGCTGGGGCAGGAGTGGCCTGGAGTCCCCCCAAAGGAAAGTGCCCTCCACACTGCTCCTGCTCCAAGGAGAACACCCTGTGTGAGGGCTCCCCCGAGCTGCCTGAGAGCTTCTCCACCACGCTCCTGTCACTGTGAGTGCCAGGCCCTATGTGGGccgaaagggagggaggagacctGAGACTCCAGGATTTGGGGTGGGGTGCCAAGGTCTCTCAGAATCTTGGACACCAAAGAATTCCAGCCTGTCTGAAAGATTTGGAAAGGtgcaggttggggggggggttcccgAAGGCAAGGGGGAGCAGTGGCAGCACTTATCCAGGGGCTGGATGCTGCCAGGGACCTTGGCCACATGTGTAGGGGGGAATAGGAGACACCCCAGGCCAACATGGCAGGCCAAGGCCTCCAGAGCAGCCAAGGCCTCTGATTTGAGAGAGGAGAattggaatgtttttttttttctgctcactAATCTCTGATCGTGTCCCCAGCTCTCTCGTCAGGATGGGGGTCTCCCGGCTGAAGGCTGGCAGCTTCTTAAAGATGCCGTCATTGCACCTGCTGTGAGTGTGGCCTGGCTGGGCTCACAACACACTGCTTAAGAGAATAGGTTTTCTTGCCTGGGGATGGGaggctgtgtgcatgcatgcacttgtgtgtgtgtgtacacgtgcgtgcatgtgtatggtgtgtgttgcATGTATTTTGGGGTGTGttgtgctcatgcatgtgtgtgtgcacatgtgtgtatatgcgtgcactcatgtgtgtggtgcgtatgcatacatgtgtgtggggtgtgtgcacgtatgtgggatgtgtgtgtgctcatgtatgtgtgtgtgttcccacacatatatgcatggggCTTTTCAGACACCTGTGAGGACgtgtgtgcatcatgtgtgtcAGTTCAGATAGCTCCACgcttgtatgtgtgtctttgggtTGGATGGGACTAAGGGTACAGTAAGATACAGGTCTGCAACTCTGACAACACTGCCCTGCCCTTCCCCAGCCTCTTCACATCCAATACCTTCTCTGTAATTGAGGGTGATGCCTTCATCGGCCTGTCCTACCTGCAGTACCTGTGAGTATAGCCAGAGGTTGGGAAGGGTGGGCTTGGAGGTATGGGAGAGCCTCTCTGTGACTCTCGGAggaatgggaaggagggaggtggtTTGCAGATGGAGCCACCTGGACAATGGTAGGCTCCTAGGAGGAAGTCTGCAGTGTGGGCAGCTCAGGTCAGAAGTAAATCTCACCTCTGTGTATTTCAAGAGTTGGAAAGAAAGCTGGGCCTGGTACtcaggcctgcaatcccagctttTTCAGGAGATCGAGGAAGGAGGATGGCTAATTCAAGGCCTGTTTGGGCCCTGTCTCAtaaagaataagaaataaaataaactaaaagacTAGAAGTGTATCTCAGGAGaaggtgcttgcctagcatgtgtgagacccCAGGTTTCAGTTCTAGCCCAGAAAACCAAGATTCAACAAAGGACCAGACTCCATTTTCCTGACGCAGGGCCACTCCAGGAAGGCAGTGTACAGAGAGGTCAGCAGCAGCAAACATGTCAAATTACTGGGACACCACTTATGCATTGACCATGTGACAGTAGGGGATGTCGAGGCTGGATCAGATGGCAGAGCGGGTGACTGTAGGACAAGGTTGAGGTCCTGCTGGTAGCCTGGTGTCGCTGGTGTGGATGATGGTCTGTAGGGGATGATGGTCTGTCCCTGGTAACTGTTGGAGGAGAAATGGTGGTTATGTTGCTACTGATGAAATGGGAGGGACGTCGACCAAAATGACTGCCACAATAGTGTTGGTGTTATTAGAAATATCTACAAGGTGTATGGGGCTGGTGCTTGTGCATATTATAAGTGTAGAGGTATGTGATATAGTATGTGCTGATGTTGATCATGGCTATAGATGGAATGTGGGTCGTTTTCTAGGTTTGTGTTTTgggggccttttttttttatttgtttgtggtgtttgttttgtggtgctgggaatggaaactGGGCAAGCTGGGAAAGTAGTTCCATATCCCTCACTGGGGCATTCGAGGCAgcggctctaccactgagccatcccctcagcccctcactgagggattctaggcaggggctctactactgagccacgACCCTAGCCCtttactgggggattctaggcaggggctctaccactgagccacacccacagcccctccctcactgggagattctaggtAAGCACTCACTATCTCTGAGGCATACCTCAGCCCAGGtggcatgctttttaaaaaatattttaaaattgcatttattttggGGGTAGAGTCACAGTGCATGTGCTGTGGCCCAAGTCAGCAGCAGTAGATTCTCTCCTTGTACTACGTGGACcccaggaatcaaacctggggcaAAACTGCCTCTACTAGCTGAGCTGTGTCTCAGCCCTGCCGTTAGCGTTGATGCTGCTGCTGGCTCTGGGTTTATCAAGGATGATGAAACTCCTGCTGGTGGTATTCATGAAAACTGTGGCTGTACCAGTGGTAATGGTGTGaatgttggtggtgatggtgatgctgCCGGTGCCCGCTGAGGTGTGTAACAATGGTGGCAGTGTTGGTGTCGTGGCAGTTGTCTTGGTTCTGGTCATGAAGGTGTGATATTGGGGACACTGTGAGTGTTGTCGGTGTGGGGGATGGTAGTGTGTGTTGATGGAGCAAGATGACAGCATGGTGCTGGGGTTAATGGCATTAGTGGTACTGAACTCAGTGATGATGAGTAGCACACATGCAGGGGAAGCCTGCAGTAACGTTGAGCATACCTGGTGCCACTGGTGcccggtggtggtggtgatgttggcCGTGTCTATGCTAAGCTTGACAATGACCAGAGAGCCAAGACCTTGGCTACTGTGAGAGTGGCCCTGGTTCCTTGTGGTCACACAGGGTGGGCGAGGGCAAACCAGCCTTGCAGTGGCTTCCTAGGGCCAGTTTATCCAGCTCTGTGGGCCTCATCCTCaccctgccctctctccacagcTTCATTGAGGACAACAAGATTGGCTCCATCTCCAAGAACGCCCTGAGGGGACTTCGCTCACTCACCCACCTGTGTGTATCTCCATAGTCCAGCCCTCCACCATAGGCAGCCCCACCCGCCCGCAAGGCCATAGCATCTCCTGGCCCTGGCTGACACTCTTTCTTCTCCCTGCTCCATCAGAAGCCTGGCCAACAACCACCTCGAGGCTCTACCCAGATTCCTGTTCCGAGgcttggagactctgactcatGTGTGAGTTCAGTCTCAGGGGGACGGCAGGGTGAGGCTTGGGAATGCTTTCATGGGGGAGATCTGGGCTTTCTTGGGTAGATCGTGTGAGTATGATTCTTTTATACTTTGCTGTCATCCGAGGGTGCCATCCTCGACCTTCAGATGACTCGGCCCCTAAACCACAGAAACCGGGTCACAGCTTTCCTCCTGGATTCTCACCCCAGGGACCTCCGTGGTAACCCGTTCCAGTGCGACTGCAGAGTACTTTGGTTGCTACAGTGGATGCCTACGGTGAATGCCAGTGTGGGCACAGGGGCCTGTGCGGGTCCCCCTGCCGTTGCTCAGATACAACTGAATCACCTTGACCCTAAGAAGTTCAAGTGTAGAGCCACAGGTAAAGGCTTCCGCCCCTCCCCAACTCCCAGGGGTGGGAGGGACAACAGGTCCCCAGATAGAAAATGGTGGAGGAGGTAGCCATGAGGTTGAGGAGGTAAactcctgtgtctctgtttcctcGTTTGTAAAGCAGTAATCCTAGATCTCTGGGAGGGGTCAACACTGGGCgagactttttctctttttgtcagGATCTCAATTCACAGACAAGGTTGGCATTGAacgtgtgatcctcctgcctctgtcacctTCTATGTGCTGGAGTTGCAAGCATGAACGATCACACTTGGTCTTTGCACAGCTTTTGAAGCCGGTCCTGGGACAAGAggctatttttattgttgttgttgttgttatttttgttatatgtatgtgtgtatgtctgtgtatgggtgtgtgcattCAAGTGCAGCTGCTCTTAAAGGCAGAGATGTTGGATCTCTTGGatttggagttatagacagctgcAAACTGTTCTGACTGGGTTCTGACTGGAACGGAACTCCATTTCTCTGCGAGAACAGAAGTGTTCCTaacccagagccatctctctaacccttaCTGGTtgctacttttgttttgttttcagagacagtgtttcactatgaagttcaagctggcctcaacACTTGCAGCAATCCTCTGGTCTCAGGCTCCCAtgcatgggtggggtgggggtgatagTGGGGGTTGgtaggcatgcaccatcacacaaCCTTACAAGacgctgtaagcatccacttttgGGAATCCCTCTTTTGCACCCATTCAGTGCGGGGAGCTGTGGgtacctcccctccctcttccctgaaGCTTGCCTTCTTTTTGCCTTTCCacgaatatatagaatatattgtGACACTTTTCTGAGTGTTGGGTCCTAGGGGAGGACCACAGTAACTTGGATGACCCTGGGTCTTGCCCTCCCTGAGGCTACTGTTTAGGAAAAGTCAGGGAACCCAAATAGTCCAGAAATGATCTCTCCAAAATGGACAGGTGCAGGCAGAGGCTGGGGACAGGGTTAGGATACGCAGGCAGTGGGTGGTGTGGGAGTTAGAAGCACAGACGAAGCATCCGGTCAGAACTGGAGAAGGCATAGCATCGGAGGAAGCCCAGAGCTGGGACTAAGGAAGTGAGGAAGGGCTTAAACATCAGGTGACactttttttcaaaattgtatGTTTCGAGGGGCTGCATATGCACCACGGCACATGTGTAGAGGATGGACACGTGGGAGGCGGTTCTCTCATTCCATCTTATTAAGTTCTGGGACTGAACTCAACTCCATCatacttggtggcaagtgcccactgagccatctcagcagcccaggAAGTGACATGACTAAAAGGAAAATTTAAGAAGATTCTGcagagcatggtggctcatgcttgtaatcccagcactagaagggctgaggctggaagattgtgaacttgaggccagcttgagctacatagcaaaGTTCCATCTGGGGGgcgggcagagggagggagagagggagagggagagagatgagagagattcCTTTTGTGTGACTGTCtctggtggtgatgcacacctctaatcccagcactcagggaggcagagaaaggcagatctctgtgagttcaagcccagcctggtctgcagagtgagttccaggacagccagggctattcagaaaAACCCTGACTCACCCCTGCCACCCAAAAGAATTTTCTAGGCTAGTAGTTCAGTAGGCAAGAGTACTTGctaccaagcttgatgacctgggttcaatgcccaggacccatatgatggaaggaaagaaccagctcTCATACATGTGTTCTCTGACCACAAATGCATCATGCATGCAACCCCATACACGAACACAAATGGAGCCAGATGAGCTATCTGCATGGATGGGGTAGCCCCTAGTTGATGCCTTTGTTTTCATGGTTCAAGCCAGGTTGTGACATCTTTGTACTTTCGGGTACAGCAAAAAGGAGGTGAGGGAGGCTAGGTCGAGGATGTTATGTTCACACAGTGAGGTGAACATCACACTTTGTGTCTTGGTGTGAACTTGATCATGATATCTTAGGAGTAGGTTAGTAGGAGTGCTGGAACGTTCTAACTAGGTTGCCTGGTGGTCATTTCCCTGCTTCACGgaaaaagtggtgtgtgtgtgtgtgtgtgtgtgtgtgtgagagagagagaggggggggggagggagagggagagagggggagaggagagggagagggagagggagagggagagggagagagagaggagcagagagagaaacagagagacagagattaaaCTAAGAGCCTTCCACATATATggtaagcattctaccactgagccacatccccagcccctcactggggtaTGCTAGGCctgtgctctaccattgagccacacccccagtccctcactgggggattctaggcagggactctaccactgagccatacccccagcccctcactgggagattctaggcagggactctaacactgagccacacccctagcccctcactgggggattctaggcagggactctaccactgagccacgcccccagcccctcactggagggttctaagaaggggccctaccactgagccacacccccagcccctcactggagggtTCTAAGGAGGGGCCCTACCACCGAGCCACGCCCCCAGGCCCTCATTGAGGAACTCTGGTCAGGAGAATCTACCAATGAGCTGCCTACATTTCCAGCCTCCTTTTACTtattttagatagggtctctATTAAATTGCCCTGATTCCTGTTTCCCAGACAGGCCTTGAGCCATCAGTCCTCAGGCCTCATTCTCTTGAGCAGCTGGGTTAACAGACTTGCCCCAGCTCCTTTTGGGAAGAATGAAAGTTGTTGATAGATGACTGCCTGGCTTACTGAACCTCACATTCTCATAGTAACAGTGTAGCTCACAGGAATGCTGTTGTCAAGTTTAGTTGAGTGACTAAACAtgtcatttgctttgttttgtgtttttgagacagggtcacactctgtagcccaggctgaccagcaaccagagatcctcctgcctcagcttcccaaggctACAGTCACAAGCATATGCCACAACATCTAACTAAAACAGTTTCCGAGGGACGATTTGATGACGCCACACAGCGTTTGAAAAGAAAGATGTTCGAGTTTTTGAGAGTTAACACATCTATAGAGGGAAAGGCTCCCTTCTATAGGTCCCTATGTGTTCTCTAGGTCCCTATGCATTCTATAGGTCCCTATGTGGAGAACACTATTCATTCTGATGTCAAAGATGTGCTAAACCAAAGTTCAGCAATGTGGTCCCCTGCCCACCCCTAGGCACCCCTGACTCTCTTGCTGCCCCTAGAACTGTCCTGGCTCCAGACTGTTGGGGAGTCGGCACTGAGCGTGGAGTCCTTCTCCTATCAGGGGGAACCTCACATGGTCCTGGCCCAGCCCTTCGCTGGCCGTTGCCTGATCCTGGTGTGGGACTACAGCCTGCAACGCTTCAGGCCTGAGGAGGAGCTGTCTGGTGAGCTCCCCTCCTGTCCCAGCCTCTTCCCTCCTATCCCCAGGCTGCCACTGAGCCTGACTGTGTCCCACTCTCCCTTACAGCGCCCTCAGTGGTGTCCTGCAAGCCTCTGGTGCTGGGCCCACGCCTCTTCATACTGGCTGCCCGCCTGTGGGGAGGCTCACAGCTGTGGTCGCGGTCCAGCCCCGACCTGCGTCTGACCCCCGTGCAGGTCCTAGCCCCTCAACGGCTGCTGCGACCCAATGATGCCGAGCTCCTCTGGCTGGATGGGCAGCCCTGCTTCGTGGTGGCTGATGCCTCCAAGGCTGGCAGCACCACGCTGCTGTGTCGTGATGGGCCGGGCTTCTACCCACGCCAGAGCCTGCACGCCTGGCACCGCGATACCGATGCGGAGGCCCTGGAGCTGGATGGCCGACCGCATCTGCtgcttgcttcagcctcccagagGCCTGTGCTCTTTCACTGGGTTGGTGGCCGCTTCGAGAGGCGCACGGACATCCCAGAGGCAGAGGACGTCTATGCCACAAAACACTTTCAGGCTGGAGGAGATGTGTTCCTGTGCCTGACGCGATACATTGGGGACTCCATGGTGAGGCCGGGGGCAGGCAGTGGAAGCCAGGCCTGATCCCACCAGCTGAACCCTCATTTGACAGGGGGCTGGACCACTGTTTCAGCATGTCCCCTCACTGGTGAATTCCAGGAAtgggttctaccactgagcctcacCCACGACGAATCCATGCTGAATTCTGGGCAAGCAGACAGCACTAAGCCACGCCCCCAACCCCTTTCTAGTGAATTCCGGGCTTAAGCACTGCAGCTGAGCCA
This Mus musculus strain C57BL/6J chromosome 7, GRCm38.p6 C57BL/6J DNA region includes the following protein-coding sequences:
- the Lgi4 gene encoding leucine-rich repeat LGI family member 4 precursor — protein: MGGAGILLFLLAWAGAGVAWSPPKGKCPPHCSCSKENTLCEGSPELPESFSTTLLSLSLVRMGVSRLKAGSFLKMPSLHLLLFTSNTFSVIEGDAFIGLSYLQYLFIEDNKIGSISKNALRGLRSLTHLSLANNHLEALPRFLFRGLETLTHVDLRGNPFQCDCRVLWLLQWMPTVNASVGTGACAGPPAVAQIQLNHLDPKKFKCRATELSWLQTVGESALSVESFSYQGEPHMVLAQPFAGRCLILVWDYSLQRFRPEEELSAPSVVSCKPLVLGPRLFILAARLWGGSQLWSRSSPDLRLTPVQVLAPQRLLRPNDAELLWLDGQPCFVVADASKAGSTTLLCRDGPGFYPRQSLHAWHRDTDAEALELDGRPHLLLASASQRPVLFHWVGGRFERRTDIPEAEDVYATKHFQAGGDVFLCLTRYIGDSMVMRWDGSMFRLLQQLPSRGSHVFQPLLIARDQLAILGSDFAFSQVFRFESDKGILEPLQELGPPALVAPRAFAQVTVAGRRFLFAACFKGPTQIYQHHELDLSA
- the Lgi4 gene encoding leucine-rich repeat LGI family member 4 isoform X2, coding for MVLAQPFAGRCLILVWDYSLQRFRPEEELSAPSVVSCKPLVLGPRLFILAARLWGGSQLWSRSSPDLRLTPVQVLAPQRLLRPNDAELLWLDGQPCFVVADASKAGSTTLLCRDGPGFYPRQSLHAWHRDTDAEALELDGRPHLLLASASQRPVLFHWVGGRFERRTDIPEAEDVYATKHFQAGGDVFLCLTRYIGDSMVMRWDGSMFRLLQQLPSRGSHVFQPLLIARDQLAILGSDFAFSQVFRFESDKGILEPLQELGPPALVAPRAFAQVTVAGRRFLFAACFKGPTQIYQHHELDLSA
- the Lgi4 gene encoding leucine-rich repeat LGI family member 4 isoform X3, yielding MGGAGILLFLLAWAGAGVAWSPPKGKCPPHCSCSKENTLCEGSPELPESFSTTLLSLSLVRMGVSRLKAGSFLKMPSLHLLLFTSNTFSVIEGDAFIGLSYLQYLFIEDNKIGSISKNALRGLRSLTHLSLANNHLEALPRFLFRGLETLTHVDLRGNPFQCDCRVLWLLQWMPTVNASVGTGACAGPPAVAQIQLNHLDPKKFKCRATGSQFTDKVGIERVILLPLSPSMCWSCKHERSHLVFAQLLKPVLGQEAIFIVVVVVIFVICMCVCLCMGVCIQVQLLLKAEMLDLLDLEL
- the Lgi4 gene encoding leucine-rich repeat LGI family member 4 isoform X1; translated protein: MGVSRLKAGSFLKMPSLHLLLFTSNTFSVIEGDAFIGLSYLQYLFIEDNKIGSISKNALRGLRSLTHLSLANNHLEALPRFLFRGLETLTHVDLRGNPFQCDCRVLWLLQWMPTVNASVGTGACAGPPAVAQIQLNHLDPKKFKCRATELSWLQTVGESALSVESFSYQGEPHMVLAQPFAGRCLILVWDYSLQRFRPEEELSAPSVVSCKPLVLGPRLFILAARLWGGSQLWSRSSPDLRLTPVQVLAPQRLLRPNDAELLWLDGQPCFVVADASKAGSTTLLCRDGPGFYPRQSLHAWHRDTDAEALELDGRPHLLLASASQRPVLFHWVGGRFERRTDIPEAEDVYATKHFQAGGDVFLCLTRYIGDSMVMRWDGSMFRLLQQLPSRGSHVFQPLLIARDQLAILGSDFAFSQVFRFESDKGILEPLQELGPPALVAPRAFAQVTVAGRRFLFAACFKGPTQIYQHHELDLSA